The genome window CCGTCGCAGCCCCACCGGGAGAGCGGCCGGCCGTCGACCTCCACCACGACCTCGAGCATGCGCTCCGCCTTCTCCACCGAGGCCTCGTTGAGCGCCCAGGTCTCCGCGACGACCGAGCCGTTCTCGCGGACGACGACCTCCACCGTCATCCGCTCCTCCACCTCGTAGCGGCCCTCGAGCACCCGGTCGACGACCGAGGCCAGGTCCTCGACCTCCGCCTCGGCGAGGAAGCCCACGTGGCCGAGGTTCACCCCGAGCAGCGGCACGCCGGCCGGGCGGGCGAGCTCCGCGGCGCGCAGCAGCGTGCCGTCGCCGCCGAGCACCAGGGTGAGCTCGGCCTCCGCGGCCGCGGCCGGGCCCTCGGGCACCACCTCCGCCCCGGCGCAGCCGATCTTGTCGGCCTCGATGTCGAGCACCCGGACGTTCAGGCCCGCGCCGATGAGGCGCTCCGCCACCAGGTGCGCGCTCTCCACGGCCGCGGACCGGCCGGTGTGCGCGATGACCAAGACCGTCCGCTCGGTGTTCACCCCTCGCTCACCGTTCCTCGCGCCGGCCGCCCGGCCCGCAGGGCAGGAGCCAGGCGCCGCGCCGGTCCCGTTCCCCGTCACGCCGCGCGCGCTCACCGGGGTCCCTCGGCCACCGCTCGCTCGATGGCCGCGTCCAGGTCGGGCACCGCCTCATGGCCCGGCCCCTTCCCCAGCCACAGGAGGTATTCCACGTTGCCCGCCGGTCCGGGCAGCGGGCTCGCGGTCACCCCCTTCACGGTGAGGCCGAGCCCCTGCGCCGCGGTGGCCACGTCCCGGACCGCCTCGGCCCGCAGCGCCGGGTCCCGGACCACGCCGCCGGGGCCGACCCGGCCCTTGCCCACCTCGAACTGCGGCTTGACCAGCAGCACGAAGTCGGCGGTGCCGGCCGCGCACCGCACCAGGGCGGGCAGGACCAGCCGGAGCGAGATGAACGACAGGTCGCCCACGATGAGCGTGGGCGGCTCGCCGACCATCTCCGGGGTGAGGTCGCGGACGTTCACCCGCTCCAGCACGGTCACCCGCTCATCGGTCCGCAGCGACCAGGCGAGCTGGCCGTACCCGACGTCGACCGCGATCACGTGGGCCGCGCCGTGCCGGAGCAGCACGTCGGTGAACCCCCCGGTCGAGGCGCCGGCGTCGAGGCAGCGGCGGCCGGCCACCTGGAGCCCGGTGAAGGCCTCGAGCGCGCCGAGGAGCTTGTACGCGCCCCGGGACACGTACTCGGGGCCCTCGGCCGCCTCGGCGACCACGATGGGGGCCCCGGTGTCCACCTGCGTCGCCGGCT of Thermobispora bispora DSM 43833 contains these proteins:
- a CDS encoding NAD kinase, which produces MNTERTVLVIAHTGRSAAVESAHLVAERLIGAGLNVRVLDIEADKIGCAGAEVVPEGPAAAAEAELTLVLGGDGTLLRAAELARPAGVPLLGVNLGHVGFLAEAEVEDLASVVDRVLEGRYEVEERMTVEVVVRENGSVVAETWALNEASVEKAERMLEVVVEVDGRPLSRWGCDGVICATPTGSTAYAFSAGGPVVWPEVEALLLVPNSAHALFARPIVVSPRSTLAVEIVPGTSAGVLWCDGRRRFDLPPAGRVEVRRSPTPVRLARLLGAETTGAPFTDRLVAKFGLPVQGWRGRVRP
- a CDS encoding TlyA family RNA methyltransferase, with amino-acid sequence MTRVRLDRELVRRGLARSREHAARLIEAGRVYVRGSVAEKPATQVDTGAPIVVAEAAEGPEYVSRGAYKLLGALEAFTGLQVAGRRCLDAGASTGGFTDVLLRHGAAHVIAVDVGYGQLAWSLRTDERVTVLERVNVRDLTPEMVGEPPTLIVGDLSFISLRLVLPALVRCAAGTADFVLLVKPQFEVGKGRVGPGGVVRDPALRAEAVRDVATAAQGLGLTVKGVTASPLPGPAGNVEYLLWLGKGPGHEAVPDLDAAIERAVAEGPR